The Arachis ipaensis cultivar K30076 chromosome B07, Araip1.1, whole genome shotgun sequence genome includes a window with the following:
- the LOC107606684 gene encoding fructose-bisphosphate aldolase C isoform X1 — MVAEHSWLQNAKKASNVPLGDIVRTRLKQFSVMNRFKKRALRCRVWTTMCATDKSVLGLSSNVLSSYYYYDLVPLPGSNNESWCQGLDGLASRSAEYYKQGARFAKWQTVVSIPCGPSALAVKEAAWGLARYAAISQDNGLVPIVEPKILLDGDHPIERTLYINVISNLCYIYRAARKQESMRLTAGSCLVRLVRFNHPSIQLVAEKLSFKDLASSLVKGSPREQQVSLNLLNMAMLGSHMLTNIGRYLIPLAEDKNLIPSLLSLVEQGSEILKGKALFFVALLCKHGRRWLPHFLAVHCLNTKWLQFTSYGSWPI, encoded by the exons ATGGTTGCAGAACATTCCTGGCTACAGAATGCAAAGAAAGCTTCAAATGTTCCGTTAGGAGATATTGTGAGGACAAGGCTTAAGCAGTTCTCCGTGATGAATAGATTCAAAAAGAGAGCTCTTCGG TGTAGAGTATGGACTACTATGTGTGCAACTGATAAGAGTGTTCTGGGTCTTTCTTCCAATGTCTTATCCTCCTACTATTATTAT GACTTGGTCCCACTACCAGGATCAAACAATGAATCTTGGTGCCAAGGGCTGGATGGATTGGCTTCAAGATCTGCTGAATACTACAAGCAAGGTGCTCGATTTGCCAAGTG GCAGACAGTTGTTAGCATTCCATGTGGTCCTTCTGCATTAGCTGTTAAGGAAGCAGCATGGGGACTTGCACGATATGCTGCTATCTCTCAG GATAATGGCCTTGTTCCAATTGTAGAGCCGAAAATTCTTCTAGATGGTGATCACCCGATTGAGAGGACATTATATATAAATGTCATTAGCAATCTCTGCTATATCTATAGGGCAGCAAGGAAACAAGAGAGCATGAGGCTTACTGCAGGATCATGCTTAGTGCGCTTAGTTCGGTTTAACCATCCTAGCATTCAGTTGGTTGCAGAGAAATTGTCATTCAAGGACCTTGCTTCATCCCTTGTCAAGGGTAGTCCAAGAGAGCAGCAAGTTAGCCTGAATCTCCTTAACATGGCAATGCTTGGAAGTCACATGTTGACAAATATTGGAAGATACCTCATACCTCTTGCAGAGGACAAAAATTTGATTCCAAGTCTTTTGTCTCTTGTTGAGCAGGGTAGtgaaattctaaaaggaaaggcACTTTTCTTTGTGGCTCTACTTTGTAAGCATGGTAGGAGGTGGCTTCCACACTTCTTAGCAGTTCATTGTTTAAACACAAAGTGGTTACAATTCACGTCCTACGGCAGCTGGCCAATCTAA
- the LOC107606684 gene encoding fructose-bisphosphate aldolase C isoform X3, with translation MCRVWTTMCATDKSVLGLSSNVLSSYYYYDLVPLPGSNNESWCQGLDGLASRSAEYYKQGARFAKWQTVVSIPCGPSALAVKEAAWGLARYAAISQDNGLVPIVEPKILLDGDHPIERTLYINVISNLCYIYRAARKQESMRLTAGSCLVRLVRFNHPSIQLVAEKLSFKDLASSLVKGSPREQQVSLNLLNMAMLGSHMLTNIGRYLIPLAEDKNLIPSLLSLVEQGSEILKGKALFFVALLCKHGRRWLPHFLAVHCLNTKWLQFTSYGSWPI, from the exons ATG TGTAGAGTATGGACTACTATGTGTGCAACTGATAAGAGTGTTCTGGGTCTTTCTTCCAATGTCTTATCCTCCTACTATTATTAT GACTTGGTCCCACTACCAGGATCAAACAATGAATCTTGGTGCCAAGGGCTGGATGGATTGGCTTCAAGATCTGCTGAATACTACAAGCAAGGTGCTCGATTTGCCAAGTG GCAGACAGTTGTTAGCATTCCATGTGGTCCTTCTGCATTAGCTGTTAAGGAAGCAGCATGGGGACTTGCACGATATGCTGCTATCTCTCAG GATAATGGCCTTGTTCCAATTGTAGAGCCGAAAATTCTTCTAGATGGTGATCACCCGATTGAGAGGACATTATATATAAATGTCATTAGCAATCTCTGCTATATCTATAGGGCAGCAAGGAAACAAGAGAGCATGAGGCTTACTGCAGGATCATGCTTAGTGCGCTTAGTTCGGTTTAACCATCCTAGCATTCAGTTGGTTGCAGAGAAATTGTCATTCAAGGACCTTGCTTCATCCCTTGTCAAGGGTAGTCCAAGAGAGCAGCAAGTTAGCCTGAATCTCCTTAACATGGCAATGCTTGGAAGTCACATGTTGACAAATATTGGAAGATACCTCATACCTCTTGCAGAGGACAAAAATTTGATTCCAAGTCTTTTGTCTCTTGTTGAGCAGGGTAGtgaaattctaaaaggaaaggcACTTTTCTTTGTGGCTCTACTTTGTAAGCATGGTAGGAGGTGGCTTCCACACTTCTTAGCAGTTCATTGTTTAAACACAAAGTGGTTACAATTCACGTCCTACGGCAGCTGGCCAATCTAA
- the LOC107606684 gene encoding fructose-bisphosphate aldolase C isoform X2 translates to MVAEHSWLQNAKKASNVPLGDIVRTRLKQFSVMNRFKKRALRDLVPLPGSNNESWCQGLDGLASRSAEYYKQGARFAKWQTVVSIPCGPSALAVKEAAWGLARYAAISQDNGLVPIVEPKILLDGDHPIERTLYINVISNLCYIYRAARKQESMRLTAGSCLVRLVRFNHPSIQLVAEKLSFKDLASSLVKGSPREQQVSLNLLNMAMLGSHMLTNIGRYLIPLAEDKNLIPSLLSLVEQGSEILKGKALFFVALLCKHGRRWLPHFLAVHCLNTKWLQFTSYGSWPI, encoded by the exons ATGGTTGCAGAACATTCCTGGCTACAGAATGCAAAGAAAGCTTCAAATGTTCCGTTAGGAGATATTGTGAGGACAAGGCTTAAGCAGTTCTCCGTGATGAATAGATTCAAAAAGAGAGCTCTTCGG GACTTGGTCCCACTACCAGGATCAAACAATGAATCTTGGTGCCAAGGGCTGGATGGATTGGCTTCAAGATCTGCTGAATACTACAAGCAAGGTGCTCGATTTGCCAAGTG GCAGACAGTTGTTAGCATTCCATGTGGTCCTTCTGCATTAGCTGTTAAGGAAGCAGCATGGGGACTTGCACGATATGCTGCTATCTCTCAG GATAATGGCCTTGTTCCAATTGTAGAGCCGAAAATTCTTCTAGATGGTGATCACCCGATTGAGAGGACATTATATATAAATGTCATTAGCAATCTCTGCTATATCTATAGGGCAGCAAGGAAACAAGAGAGCATGAGGCTTACTGCAGGATCATGCTTAGTGCGCTTAGTTCGGTTTAACCATCCTAGCATTCAGTTGGTTGCAGAGAAATTGTCATTCAAGGACCTTGCTTCATCCCTTGTCAAGGGTAGTCCAAGAGAGCAGCAAGTTAGCCTGAATCTCCTTAACATGGCAATGCTTGGAAGTCACATGTTGACAAATATTGGAAGATACCTCATACCTCTTGCAGAGGACAAAAATTTGATTCCAAGTCTTTTGTCTCTTGTTGAGCAGGGTAGtgaaattctaaaaggaaaggcACTTTTCTTTGTGGCTCTACTTTGTAAGCATGGTAGGAGGTGGCTTCCACACTTCTTAGCAGTTCATTGTTTAAACACAAAGTGGTTACAATTCACGTCCTACGGCAGCTGGCCAATCTAA
- the LOC107606684 gene encoding fructose-bisphosphate aldolase C isoform X4 — MCATDKSVLGLSSNVLSSYYYYDLVPLPGSNNESWCQGLDGLASRSAEYYKQGARFAKWQTVVSIPCGPSALAVKEAAWGLARYAAISQDNGLVPIVEPKILLDGDHPIERTLYINVISNLCYIYRAARKQESMRLTAGSCLVRLVRFNHPSIQLVAEKLSFKDLASSLVKGSPREQQVSLNLLNMAMLGSHMLTNIGRYLIPLAEDKNLIPSLLSLVEQGSEILKGKALFFVALLCKHGRRWLPHFLAVHCLNTKWLQFTSYGSWPI; from the exons ATGTGTGCAACTGATAAGAGTGTTCTGGGTCTTTCTTCCAATGTCTTATCCTCCTACTATTATTAT GACTTGGTCCCACTACCAGGATCAAACAATGAATCTTGGTGCCAAGGGCTGGATGGATTGGCTTCAAGATCTGCTGAATACTACAAGCAAGGTGCTCGATTTGCCAAGTG GCAGACAGTTGTTAGCATTCCATGTGGTCCTTCTGCATTAGCTGTTAAGGAAGCAGCATGGGGACTTGCACGATATGCTGCTATCTCTCAG GATAATGGCCTTGTTCCAATTGTAGAGCCGAAAATTCTTCTAGATGGTGATCACCCGATTGAGAGGACATTATATATAAATGTCATTAGCAATCTCTGCTATATCTATAGGGCAGCAAGGAAACAAGAGAGCATGAGGCTTACTGCAGGATCATGCTTAGTGCGCTTAGTTCGGTTTAACCATCCTAGCATTCAGTTGGTTGCAGAGAAATTGTCATTCAAGGACCTTGCTTCATCCCTTGTCAAGGGTAGTCCAAGAGAGCAGCAAGTTAGCCTGAATCTCCTTAACATGGCAATGCTTGGAAGTCACATGTTGACAAATATTGGAAGATACCTCATACCTCTTGCAGAGGACAAAAATTTGATTCCAAGTCTTTTGTCTCTTGTTGAGCAGGGTAGtgaaattctaaaaggaaaggcACTTTTCTTTGTGGCTCTACTTTGTAAGCATGGTAGGAGGTGGCTTCCACACTTCTTAGCAGTTCATTGTTTAAACACAAAGTGGTTACAATTCACGTCCTACGGCAGCTGGCCAATCTAA